From a single Nostoc sp. MS1 genomic region:
- a CDS encoding class II aldolase/adducin family protein yields the protein MSVFSRPQPPIFNSIEEERLHRKQRLAAAFRLFGRFGFSEGIAGHITARDPEFTDHFWVNPLGKYFGHIRVSDLVLVNQDGDVVKGDANINQAAFAIHSQIHEARPDVVAAAHAHSIYGKAWSSLGRLLDPLTQDACAFYEDHALLDDYTGVVLETSEGQRLAQTLAKNKAIILRNHGILTVGQTVDEAAFWYITLERTCQAQLLAEAAGNPKPISHETARLTHSQVGAPKAGWLSFQPLYDRIVREEPDLFD from the coding sequence ATGTCCGTATTTAGTAGACCCCAACCCCCTATTTTTAATAGCATTGAAGAAGAACGCCTGCATCGTAAACAACGTCTAGCAGCAGCCTTCCGCCTGTTTGGACGATTTGGTTTTAGCGAAGGTATTGCAGGTCATATTACAGCTCGTGATCCAGAATTTACAGATCATTTTTGGGTAAACCCTTTAGGAAAATACTTTGGACACATTCGAGTGTCTGATTTGGTGTTAGTCAATCAAGATGGTGATGTAGTCAAAGGTGACGCAAATATAAATCAAGCAGCTTTTGCGATTCATTCCCAAATTCATGAAGCTAGACCCGATGTAGTAGCTGCTGCTCACGCTCATTCAATTTATGGCAAAGCTTGGTCTAGCTTGGGTCGTCTGCTTGACCCATTGACACAAGATGCTTGTGCTTTTTATGAAGACCATGCCTTGTTAGATGATTATACAGGTGTTGTATTAGAAACTTCTGAAGGTCAGCGATTAGCCCAAACCTTGGCTAAGAACAAAGCAATTATTCTGCGTAATCATGGCATTCTCACTGTGGGGCAAACAGTAGATGAAGCCGCTTTTTGGTACATTACCTTAGAACGTACTTGCCAAGCTCAACTATTAGCCGAAGCTGCGGGGAACCCTAAACCCATTAGCCATGAAACCGCCAGATTAACCCATAGTCAAGTAGGCGCACCTAAAGCCGGTTGGTTGAGTTTTCAACCCCTTTATGACAGGATTGTGCGTGAAGAGCCTGATTTGTTTGATTAG
- a CDS encoding RRXRR domain-containing protein — protein sequence MSKVLILDADRQPLYPVRISHARILLSQGKALVFQRYPFTIILKESFSQPSLEKLGIKTTYINETKSQKIGINPVRFFKRGNR from the coding sequence ATGTCAAAAGTTCTCATTCTCGATGCAGATCGACAGCCTTTATACCCGGTTCGTATTAGTCACGCGAGGATTTTGTTATCACAAGGTAAAGCGTTAGTATTTCAAAGGTATCCGTTTACAATCATTCTCAAAGAAAGTTTTTCGCAGCCGAGTTTAGAAAAGCTGGGAATTAAAACTACTTATATTAATGAGACTAAGAGCCAAAAAATTGGTATTAATCCTGTTCGTTTTTTCAAGCGAGGCAATAGATGA
- a CDS encoding aliphatic sulfonate ABC transporter substrate-binding protein produces the protein MLIQFLISLKPSSQKLSALVLTGAWLSLALSSCASNNSPNPTATTVSNTTQEQSSVIRLGYQKGGLIPIAKQRGELTKELAAQNVKAEWAGPFDRCASLLQAVTARKADVGSCGDIPGLSAIAAGQDLCIGAVQRPRPESLGSAIVVRGNSPIRKPADLIGKKVAVNQGGAGEYLLLKVLEKEKIPKEKVQLVYLGPTDAAPALYQGTVDAWAVWEPYISVAILEHDARRITTTHPAPTYGVMLVHNETAKQSPQAVKAAFVALGKEAEWLNSNPDAASEFLVKDIKISSKVAKQVTENQGPQYIVTPDANDIANIQKTADWLLDKKILPKRVDVASVVCPTVKQ, from the coding sequence TTGTTGATACAGTTTTTAATTTCACTTAAGCCCTCAAGCCAAAAGTTGAGCGCTCTAGTTTTGACTGGCGCTTGGTTGAGTTTGGCTTTGTCTAGCTGCGCTTCTAATAATTCTCCTAATCCTACAGCTACGACTGTAAGTAATACTACGCAAGAGCAAAGTAGTGTAATTCGTTTAGGATATCAAAAGGGTGGTCTGATTCCGATCGCCAAACAACGAGGCGAATTAACCAAGGAATTAGCGGCGCAAAATGTTAAGGCAGAATGGGCTGGGCCTTTTGACCGTTGTGCTTCTTTGTTGCAAGCAGTGACCGCGAGAAAGGCTGATGTGGGTAGCTGTGGTGATATTCCAGGGTTATCGGCGATCGCCGCAGGTCAGGATTTATGTATCGGTGCTGTACAACGTCCTCGACCTGAATCTTTAGGAAGTGCGATCGTTGTCCGAGGTAACTCCCCTATTCGTAAACCTGCTGATTTGATTGGTAAAAAAGTCGCTGTCAATCAAGGTGGCGCGGGAGAATATCTCTTACTCAAAGTGTTGGAAAAAGAGAAGATTCCTAAAGAAAAAGTCCAGTTGGTTTATCTCGGTCCCACTGATGCAGCACCAGCACTTTATCAAGGTACAGTAGATGCTTGGGCTGTTTGGGAACCATACATTTCTGTTGCCATATTAGAACATGATGCAAGACGTATCACTACTACTCATCCTGCACCAACATACGGAGTGATGCTTGTGCATAATGAAACAGCCAAGCAAAGTCCGCAAGCAGTGAAAGCGGCTTTTGTCGCTTTAGGTAAAGAAGCCGAATGGTTGAATAGTAATCCTGATGCAGCATCTGAGTTTTTAGTTAAGGATATTAAGATTTCCTCAAAAGTTGCCAAACAAGTAACTGAAAACCAAGGGCCACAATACATTGTGACACCTGATGCTAATGACATTGCCAATATTCAAAAAACGGCTGATTGGCTGCTAGATAAAAAAATTCTGCCAAAAAGGGTAGATGTTGCATCTGTTGTCTGTCCTACTGTTAAACAGTAG